From the Lolium rigidum isolate FL_2022 chromosome 2, APGP_CSIRO_Lrig_0.1, whole genome shotgun sequence genome, one window contains:
- the LOC124692763 gene encoding protein PHYLLO, chloroplastic isoform X3, with translation MSKQSFIRFSAHFLFSANMDLCSQSNKTESFIKSCSNINSAWASLIVEECVRLGFTYFCIAPGSRSSPLALSATGHPLTTCISCYDERSLGFHAVGYGRGCRKPAIVITSSGTAVSNLFPSVVEASQDFIPVVLLTADRPPELHDAGANQAINQVNHFGNYVRYFFNLPPPGDQMYARMILTTVDSAAYNAMQAPQGPVHINCAFREPLDHSNQGWSFDCLRGLDRWFRNNEPYTRYLGMKTVSAFGNYSCSVIEVLDIIKKANKGLLLIGAVHKEDDMWAVALLARHLSWPVAADILSGLRMRKVLNSFPEVDKNILFIDYIDQILLSDSVKSWINPDVIVQIGSRITSKRVEMFLESCFPSSYILIDTHPCRHDPSHVVTHRIQTSVSEFAASLCQCNLERKTSRWQDILMVLNSVVSQEIIFHVHSESSLTEPYVAHVIGDALYSDAVMFVGNSMVIRDLNMFGKGWLEHTTHGGNMMMHNIPGFIGATIAGNRGASGIDGLLSTAIGFAVGSNKRVCCVVGDISFLHDTNGLSLLNQRDQRKPMTVIVINNHGGAIFSLLPIAKTTSPQILQKYFYTSHDISISKLCAAHRVKHFLVQTKTELHDTLLKTRAEHLDCVVEVENHIDENANFHRTISMFVGNTATNYLNYLLGGQTRSDLDGMYNCKIRAMEYMLYRIQLSAPRTSGASDSSFSHEGFILKLRMDDNIVGFGEVAPIEIHEEDMVDVEEQLRFLFHRLKDCELNVVPLLRGSLSNWIWISIGIPPSSVFPSVKCGLEMAILNLLASQQKCSLSEILTGSNPLLGDQSLVEYNQNRSTRIQICALLDSHGTPMEVALAVAKLVEEGFTTVKLKVGRRETPAEDAAVIEKIREVVGYKINIRADANRKWTYEQAIEFGSRVKRFCLQYIEEPVSSVDDLIKYCENSGLPVALDESIDNLKGDPIDKLQQFVHPGIVAVVIKPSVVGGFERAAHIAKWAHMHDKMAVISSAYESSVGLATYIQFAYYVDRQHDLVARIKRNDSCGSVAHGLGTYQWLREDVSGQKLKIHAPSLGDGMGASVEDAHGYLQHLSINNEKIERTYSEEKIKSYSVQVDGDDFSYLVNLQEAGDCTNDKVVLFLHGFLGTNEDWTPMMKALSPSARVIAVDLPGHGKSQIPQHDAENFSQMSVTVQSIADLLLKLICCITDGEVVVVGYSMGARIALHMALSQNQKISGAILISGSPGLRHEVSRRRRSAIDKSRAQFMLSSGLECFIETWYSGKMWASLRGHPQFDSLVRTRRKHSNITDLSKVLADSSVGRQKSLWEDLKDLKKPLLIVTGEKDVKFREISEQMCSEIRKHGEREAVCHNRQELCEVIVVRESGHAVHVENPLPLVRAIRKFLLKLHKT, from the exons ATGTCCAAGCAGTCATTTATTCGCTTTTCGGCACATTTCTTATTTTCTGCAAACATG GACCTATGCTCACAGAGCAACAAAACGGAATCGTTTATTAAGAGCTGCTCTAACATTAATTCAGCATGGGCATCCCTTATAGTTGAAGAATGCGTCAGGCTTGGTTTCACG TACTTCTGTATAGCTCCAGGGTCAAGGTCATCCCCACTTGCACTTTCTGCTACAGGCCATCCTTTGACAACTTGCATATCGTGTTATGATGAACGTTCACTTGGATTTCATGCCGTTGGATATGGGAGAGGTTGTAGAAAGCCTGCAATAGTAATTACATCATCAGGAACTGCTGTATCAAATCTTTTCCCTTCG GTGGTGGAGGCAAGTCAAGATTTCATACCAGTTGTGTTACTAACAGCTGATCGTCCTCCTGAGCTGCATGATGCTGGAGCTAACCAAGCGATTAATCAG GTCAATCATTTTGGTAACTATGTGAGATATTTTTTTAATCTCCCTCCACCTGGTGATCAGATGTATGCAAGAATGATTCTTACAACAGTTGATTCAGCAGCCTATAATGCAATGCAAGCACCACAAGGTCCAGTGCATATAAACTGTGCTTTTAGAGAACCACTAGACCACAGCAATCAAGGTTGGAGTTTTGATTGTTTGAGAGGGCTGGACAGGTGGTTTAGAAATAATGAACCATATACTAGATACCTGGGAATGAAAACGGTCTCTGCATTTGGTAATTATTCGTGTTCAGTAATAGAGGTTTTAGATATCATAAAGAAGGCAAACAAAGGGCTTCTATTAATTGGAGCTGTTCATAAAGAAGATGATATGTGGGCTGTGGCTTTACTAGCTAGACACCTTTCCTGGCCAGTTGCCGCTGACATTCTGTCTGGACTGCGAATGAGGAAAGTTCTAAATTCGTTTCCAGAAGTTGATAAGAACATTTTGTTTATAGATTACATAGATCAAATTCTACTGTCGGACTCTGTAAAAAGCTGGATAAATCCAGATGTTATCGTCCAG ATTGGAAGCCGGATTACTAGCAAACGCGTGGAAATGTTTCTCGAGTCTTGCTTCCCATCTTCTTACATCTTGATTGACACACATCCGTGCCGCCATGATCCTTCACATGTTGTCACTCACAGAATCCAGACTAGTGTATCTGAATTTGCTGCTAGTTTGTGCCAATGTAATTTAGAAAGGAAGACAAGCAGATGGCAGGATATTTTGATGGTTCTGAATTCAGTG GTTTCACAGGAGATAATATTTCATGTACATTCGGAGTCCTCGCTTACAGAACCATATGTTGCTCATGTAATCGGAGATGCACTTTATAGTGATGCTGTCATGTTTGTTGGGAATAGCATGGTCATTCGAGACTTGAACATGTTTGGGAAGGGCTGGCTTGAACACACCACCCACGGAGGTAACATGATGATGCATAATATTCCTGGCTTCATTGGTGCAACTATTGCTGGGAACAGAGGGGCAAGTGGTATCGATGGTTTGCTTAGCACTGCAATTGGATTTGCTGTTGGATCAAACAAGCGT GTATGCTGTGTTGTTGGCGACATATCTTTTCTTCATGATACAAATGGACTATCACTTCTCAACCAAAG GGACCAGAGGAAACCCATGACAGTAATTGTAATCAACAACCATGGTGGTGCAATCTTCAGCCTTCTACCAATTGCAAAAACAACGTCACCCCAAATTTTGCAGAAATACTTCTACACCTCACATGATATATCGATTTCCAAACTCTGTGCTGCACACAG GGTGAAGCATTTTTTAGTTCAAACAAAAACAGAACTTCATGATACCTTGCTGAAGACCCGTGCAGAACATCTTGATTGTGTGGTGGAAGTAGAGAACCACATTGATGAAAATGCCAACTTTCATAG AACTATAAGTATGTTCGTAGGCAATACTGCAACCAACTATCTGAATTATCTTCTCGGAGGTCAGACTAGGAGTGATTTAGATGGCATGTATAATTGCAAAATTCGTGCAATGGAATACATGTTGTACAG GATCCAGCTTTCTGCACCTCGTACTTCAGGGGCTTCAGATAGTAGCTTTTCTCATGAAGGCTTTATTCTGAAGTTACGTATGGATGACAACATTGTAGGATTTGGAGAG GTTGCACCAATTGAAATTCACGAGGAGGATATGGTAGATGTTGAAGAGCAACTTAGGTTTCTCTTTCACAGACTGAAAGATTGTGAGCTAAATGTTGTTCCTTTGTTGAGAGGGTCTTTGTCCAATTGGATATGGATAAGCATTGGTATTCCT CCTTCTTcggtatttccaagtgttaagtgTGGCCTGGAGATGGCCATTCTTAATTTGCTTGCATCTCAGCAAAAATGTAGTTTATCTGAAATCCTCACTGGTTCCAACCCATTACTAGGAGATCAGAGTTTGGTGGAATATAATCAGAACAGATCTACACGCATACAGATATGTGCACTTTTAGACTCCCATGGTACCCCGATGGAGGTAGCACTAGCTGTGGCCAAACTTGTCGAGGAAGGCTTTACCACAGTGAAACTGAAG GTTGGGCGTCGTGAAACTCCTGCTGAAGATGCAGCTGTCATTGAAAAAATAAGAGAAGTTGTAGGGTACAAGATCAACATCCGTGCTGATGCAAATCGGAAATGGACATATGAGCAAGCAATTGAATTTGGATCCAGGGTAAAAAGATTTTGTTTGCAATACATTGAG GAACCAGTGAGCTCAGTAGATGATCTCATCAAGTACTGTGAAAACAGTGGCTTGCCTGTTGCTTTAGACGAGAGTATTGACAACCTTAAGGGGGATCCAATCGATAAGCTTCAGCAATTTGTACATCCAGGAATAGTTGCTGTT GTTATAAAACCCAGTGTTGTTGGTGGCTTTGAGAGGGCAGCTCATATAGCAAAATGGGCTCACATGCATGATAAGATGGCTGTCATCAGTAGTGCGTACGAGAGTTCTGTAGGTTTGGCGACCTATATACAGTTTGCATATTATGTTGACAGACAACATGACCTAGTTGCCAGAATAAAGAGAAATGATTCATGTGGAAGTGTGGCTCATGGGCTTGGAACATATCAATGGTTAAGAGAAGATGTATCAGGACAGAAGTTAAAAATCCATGCCCCCTCGCTAGGTGATGGAATGGGAGCTTCAGTAGAAGATGCCCATGGCTATCTCCAGCATTTAAGTATAAACAATGAGAAGATAGAAAGAACATACAGTGAAGAAAAAATAAAGTCATATTCTGTCCAAGTCGATGGGGATGATTTTTCTTATCTAGTTAATCTTCAAGAGGCTGGTGATTGTACAAAT GATAAAGTTGTTCTTTTTCTTCATGGATTTCTTGGCACAAATGAGGACTGGACTCCCATGATGAAAGCTCTCTCTCCAAGTGCACGGGTCATTGCTGTTGACCTTCCTGGCCACGGGAAATCCCAAATTCCCCAGCATGATGCTGAAAATTTCAGTCAAATGTCTGTTACAGTTCAATCAATTGCAGATTTGTTGCTGAAGTTGATATGCTGCATAACTGATGGAGAGGTGGTTGTTGTTGGCTACTCAATGGGTGCAAGGATTGCACTCCACATGGCACTAAGTCAAAATCAGAAG ATTAGTGGAGCTATTTTGATATCGGGGAGTCCTGGTTTGAGACATGAAGTAAGTAGAAGACGTCGTAGTGCTATTGATAAATCAAGAGCTCAATTCATGTTGTCTTCCGGACTAGAATGTTTTATCGAGACATGGTACTCTGGAAAAATGTGGGCCAG TCTAAGAGGACATCCACAATTTGATTCCCTCGTGAGGACACGCAGAAAGCACAGTAACATTACAGATCTATCTAAGGTTCTTGCTGACTCGAGCGTAGGAAGACAAAA GTCCCTGTGGGAAGACCTGAAAGACTTGAAGAAGCCTCTCCTCATCGTTACAGGTGAGAAAGACGTTAAATTCAGAGAGATATCTGAGCAAATGTGCAGCGAGATAAGAAAGCACGGGGAACGTGAAGCCGTTTGTCATAACAGGCAGGAGCTTTGTGAAGTGATTGTTGTCCGAGAAAGTGGCCATGCTGTGCACGTCGAGAACCCTCTTCCTTTAGTTAGAGCCATCAGGAAGTTCTTGCTAAAGCTGCACAAGACATGA